The nucleotide window GCATGTAAGGAGCATTCATGTCCCGACCAGTCGCCCCCCTGCTCGCCGTCGCCTGCCTGCTCGCCCTGGCCGCCTGCGGCGTGCCCAAGCAGAAGATTCCCGTGTCCACCGACCCCATCGGGGCCGCCATCTACCTGGACGGCGAAAAACAATGCACCAGCCCCTGCGCGGTGCGGGCGGACAAACAGGGCGACCACCTGCTGACCATCGTCAAGGAGGGGTACGAGCAGGAAG belongs to Pseudodesulfovibrio portus and includes:
- a CDS encoding PEGA domain-containing protein, translating into MSRPVAPLLAVACLLALAACGVPKQKIPVSTDPIGAAIYLDGEKQCTSPCAVRADKQGDHLLTIVKEGYEQEEIILKRQFKPDRALRDGVISGIIRGGGAEGVAKETAREVDEQERSGEAYVLTPSIVTIRLTPKGDRL